From the Cucurbita pepo subsp. pepo cultivar mu-cu-16 chromosome LG05, ASM280686v2, whole genome shotgun sequence genome, one window contains:
- the LOC111794624 gene encoding calcium-dependent protein kinase SK5-like encodes MSKSSSATPPPSSKPSWVLPYRTEPLTDFYTLGKKLGQGQFGTTFLCTDKKTGYNYACKTIPKRKLLCKEDYDDVWREIQIMHHLSEHPNIVRIKGTYEDPVSVHLVMELCAGGELFDRIVRKGHYSEREAAKLIGVIVSVLESCHSLGVMHRDLKPENFLFQSVDEDAALMATDFGLSVFYKPGETFSDVVGSPYYVAPDVLRKHYGPKADVWSAGVILYILLSGVPPFCAETEIGIFRQILQGRLDFESEPWPGISGSAKDLIRKMLDRNPKRRLTAHEVLCHPWIVDDKVAPDKPLDSAVLSRLTLFSAMNKLKKMALRVIAERLSEEEIGGLKELFKMIDTDNSGTITFDELKEGLKRVGSELMESEIKDLMDAADIDNNGTIDYGEFLAATIHLNKLEREENLLLAFSYFDKDGSGFITIDELQQACKEFGLSDVHLDDMISEIDEDNDGRIDYGEFTAMMRKGNGGIGRRTMRGPMNLGDALGLSTSANNQSIDNPT; translated from the exons ATGAGTAAATCAAGCTCTGCAACTCCACCCCCATCGTCAAAACCATCATGGGTCCTCCCTTATCGGACCGAACCCCTCACCGATTTCTACACCCTCGGCAAAAAGCTCGGCCAAGGTCAATTTGGCACCACTTTTCTTTGCACTGACAAGAAAACTGGGTACAATTACGCCTGTAAGACCATCCCTAAGCGGAAGCTTCTGTGCAAAGAGGACTATGACGATGTTTGGAGGGAAATTCAGATAATGCACCATTTGTCTGAACATCCCAACATCGTCAGAATCAAGGGCACTTATGAGGATCCGGTCTCTGTTCATTTGGTTATGGAGCTTTGTGCGGGTGGGGAGCTCTTTGATAGGATCGTTCGGAAGGGGCATTACAGTGAGAGAGAGGCCGCCAAGCTTATTGGGGTCATTGTCAGTGTTTTAGAGTCTTGTCATTCGCTTGGAGTCATGCATAGAGACCTTAAACCTGAAAACTTTCTGTTTCAAAGTGTGGATGAAGATGCTGCTCTTATGGCCACTGATTTTGGGCTCTCTGTCTTCTACAAGCCAG GGGAGACTTTTTCTGATGTTGTCGGTAGTCCATACTATGTTGCACCAGATGTGCTACGCAAGCATTATGGACCCAAAGCTGATGTTTGGAGTGCAGGagttattttatatattctaTTAAGTGGGGTACCTCCATTTTGCGCAG AAACTGAAATAGGGATCTTCCGACAGATACTACAAGGACGATTGGATTTTGAGTCAGAGCCATGGCCTGGTATCTCAGGAAGTGCAAAGGATCTTATACGAAAAATGCTCGACAGAAATCCGAAGAGAAGGCTAACTGCTCATGAAGTCCTCT GTCATCCATGGATTGTAGATGACAAAGTTGCCCCAGATAAACCTCTTGACTCGGCAGTATTATCACGTCTGACGCTGTTCTCTGCTATGAATAAGCTTAAAAAAATGGCTCTAAGA GTAATTGCTGAAAGGCTttctgaagaagaaattggGGGTCTGAAGGAATTGTTCAAGATGATAGACACAGACAACAGCGGGACGATAACGTTTGACGAACTGAAGGAAGGCTTAAAACGTGTAGGCTCCGAACTTATGGAGTCTGAGATTAAGGATCTAATGGATGCA GCAGACATAGACAACAATGGAACAATCGACTATGGTGAATTCCTTGCAGCTACAATTCACTTGAATAAGCTAGAGCGGGAAGAGAATTTACTATTGGCCTTCTCATATTTTGACAAGGATGGTAGTGGTTTCATAACCATTGATGAGCTTCAGCAAGCCTGCAAAGAGTTTGGCTTGAGTGATGTTCATCTCGACGACATGATCAGTGAGATCGATGAAGACAAT GATGGACGTATAGACTACGGGGAATTCACAGCGATGATGAGAAAAGGCAACGGTGGAATTGGAAGGCGGACGATGAGAGGGCCGATGAATTTAGGAGATGCTCTCGGCTTGTCAACAAGTGCCAACAACCAATCTATTGATAATCCTACCTGA
- the LOC111794628 gene encoding acyl-coenzyme A thioesterase 13-like yields MDTSKRSIEKRSDDDPKVASAIDGLPSKFYQYFVVAGLRVDLIQPGRIVCSLKLPARLLNQNNSLHGGASASLVDCIGAAAIKTLGSTTTGVSLDMNLSYFDTAHLGEEIEIDGKVLRMGETIAVANVELRKKNTGKIIAQARLTTYLAISSKL; encoded by the exons ATGGATACGTCAAAGAGATCCATAGAGAAGCGTAGTGATGATGATCCGAAGGTTGCGTCCGCCATCGATGGCCTTCCTTCCAAATTTTACCAATACTTTGTGGTGGCTGGTCTTCGCGTCGATCTCATCCAACCTGGTCGCATCGTCTGCTCTCTCAAACTCCCTGCTCGTTTGCTA AACCAGAATAATTCCTTGCACGGCGGAGCCTCGGCGTCACTCGTGGATTGTATTGGTGCCGCAGCGATCAAGACTTTGGGCTCTACCACCACTGGAGTCTCCCTCGATATGAACCTCTCCTACTTCGATACTGCTCATCTTGGC GAGGAAATCGAGATTGACGGCAAGGTTTTGCGAATGGGAGAGACCATTGCAGTAGCCAATGTTGaattgaggaagaaaaacaCTGGTAAAATTATTGCTCAAGCTCGCCTCACCACATACCTTGCCATCTCAAGCAAGTTGtag
- the LOC111794627 gene encoding acyl-coenzyme A thioesterase 13-like, whose protein sequence is MEKIKTQLEKHNDDDRKVASAIDGLPLRFYEHFVMAGLRVDLIEPGRIVCTLKVPARLLNNNNSLHGGASASLVDCIGSAAIATMGSTTTGVSLEISLSYLDAAYLDEEIEIESKVLRMGRSIAVVNVELRRKDNGKIIVEGRHTKYLAISSKL, encoded by the exons ATGGAGAAGATAAAGACACAATTGGAGAAGCATAATGATGATGATCGGAAGGTTGCGTCCGCCATCGATGGTCTTCCTCTCAGATTTTATGAACACTTTGTTATGGCTGGTCTTCGCGTTGATCTGATCGAACCTGGTCGCATCGTTTGCACTCTCAAAGTCCCTGCTCGTTTGCTt aacaataataattcCTTGCACGGAGGAGCCTCGGCGTCACTTGTGGATTGCATTGGTTCAGCAGCGATAGCGACTATGGGCTCTACCACCACCGGAGTCTCCCTCGAAATTAGCCTCTCCTACTTGGATGCTGCTTATCTCGAC GAGGAAATCGAGATCGAGAGCAAGGTATTGCGAATGGGAAGGAGTATTGCAGTGGTTAATGTTGAATTGAGGAGAAAAGACAATGGTAAAATCATTGTTGAAGGCCGCCACACCAAGTACCTTGCCATCTCAAGCAAGTTGTAG
- the LOC111794623 gene encoding protein SUPPRESSOR OF GENE SILENCING 3-like isoform X2 has translation MSSTRGRGKSFNSGTNNEKTPKASNVSEISTTPLDHLSQGVADVSLDSGHADGDWEVYAKKSRNKAGTNATKQWGAQYFSPKLPEMAQTSGTHNGGGRGKVSSKNWQPQYPDTRKIGRGNAWSQSRASESNYVAPQSVIRPPLEHGWNWQSRAGSSQTKVSVDAQHKVDFISNSYPSDENEESDNAEDNDNDSDDLEDSDDDLLSDDFDSDASQKSYETRKKIRWFKKFFEILDSLTVDEINEPARQWHCPACQGGPGAIDWYRGLQPLMAHAKTKGSKRVKLHRELAELLDEELRRKGASIVPAGELFGKWKGLKDEEKDHEIVWPPMVIIMNTKLEQDVNEKWIGMGNPELLDYFSPYDPKKARHSYGPQGHRGMSALIFEPSARGYLNAERLHKHFIEQGTDRDAWDSRRRTLFYPGGKRQLYGFMAIKDDLDTFNQHMQGKSKMKFEMKSYQEMVVDQIKQMSEDNQQLTWLKYKVVKERSKSKAYEESLDKVCEKLRKTTEENRIVRQRTLMQHEEDKEEMQLQEQFFKEQMELLHKTREETEENFERMQQEEREKVKKQTNASQSTTDEYRSRAKEVAKFIKFQEKEMEDFVAEREELIKVHEEKMAAMKRRHWDEEVEVEKEFNAELTRLMEKYSPQNSKDAAEVQEGMVK, from the exons ATGAGTTCGACCAGAGGGCGTGGTAAGTCTTTTAATTCTGGCACCAACAATGAGAAGACACCTAAGGCGAGCAATGTATCTGAAATTTCTACAACACCCCTAGACCATTTGAGTCAGGGTGTAGCGGACGTTAGCCTGGATTCTGGACACGCAGATGGTGATTGGGAAGTTTATGCCAAAAAGTCAAGGAACAAAGCTGGGACCAATGCAACTAAACAATGGGGTGCCCAGTATTTTAGTCCTAAATTACCAGAGATGGCTCAAACGTCAGGCACACATAATGGTGGTGGACGAGGAAAGGTGTCTAGTAAGAATTGGCAACCTCAATACCCTGATACAAGGAAAATAGGACGGGGTAATGCTTGGTCACAATCCAGGGCTTCGGAGAGCAATTATGTAGCTCCACAATCTGTAATTCGCCCTCCCCTGGAGCATGGCTGGAATTGGCAATCTAGGGCTGGTTCCAGTCAAACTAAGGTCTCGGTAGACGCCCAACATAAAGTTGATTTTATCTCAAACTCATATCCAAGTGACGAGAACGAAGAATCTGACAATGCTGAGGATAATGACAATGATTCTGATGATCTGGAGGATAGTGACGATGATCTCTTAAGTGATGACTTTGATTCTGATGCAAGTCAAAAGAGCTATGAAACACGAAAGAAGATTAGATGGTTTAAGAAATTCTTTGAGATTTTGGATAGTTTGACTGTTGATGAGATTAATGAACCTGCAAG GCAGTGGCACTGTCCAGCATGCCAAGGAGGCCCTGGTGCCATTGACTGGTATCGTGGCCTGCAACCCTTGATGGCACATGCCAAAACGAAAGGATCTAAAAGGGTGAAGCTGCACAGAGAGCTAGCAGAACTGTTGGATGAGGAGTTGCGGCGTAAAGGAGCATCTATAGTTCCTGCAGGTGAGCTATTTGGTAAATGGAAAGGTCTGAAAGATGAGGAGAAAGATCACGAGATAGTGTGGCCTCCTATGGTTATTATTATGAACACAAAGCTTGAGCAGGATGTAAATGAGAAG TGGATTGGCATGGGAAACCCGGAACTTCTTGATTACTTCAGTCCATATGATCCTAAGAAGGCACGGCACTCATATGGTCCCCAGGGGCATCGTGGGATGAGTGCTCTGATATTTGAGCCCTCAGCAAGGGGTTATTTAAATGCTGAGCGCCTGCACAAGCATTTCATTGAGCAAGGAACCGATAGAGATGCTTGGGATTCTAGAAGGAGGACTTTGTTTTATCCAGGTGGGAAGCGCCAACTTTATGGTTTTATGGCTATAAAAGATGACCTCGACACTTTTAACCAGCACATGCAAG GAAAATCTAAGATGAAGTTTGAAATGAAATCGTACCAAGAGATGGTCGTAGATCAGATTAAGCAAATGAGCGAGGACAACCAGCAGCTTACCTGGTTGAAGTACAAGGTCgtaaaagaaagaagtaaGTCTAAGGCCTACGAAGAATCTTTGGATAAAGTATGTGAAAAGCTTCGGAAGACCACTGAAGAAAACAGAATTGTTAGACAGAGAACCCTAATGCAACACGAAGAGGATAAAGAAGAG ATGCAATTGCAAGAACAATTTTTCAAAGAACAAATGGAGCTATTGCATAAAACAAGGGAAGAAACAGAAgagaattttgaaagaatGCAGCAGGAGGAACGCGAGAAGGTGAAGAAACAAACGAATGCAAGCCAATCGACTACCGATGAATATAGAAGCAG GGCGAAGGAGGTTGCGAAGTTTATAAAGTTTCAAGAGAAGGAGATGGAAGATTTCGTAGCAGAAAGGGAGGAGCTGATCAAAGTTCATGAAGAAAAGATGGCAGCAATGAAACGGAGACATTGGGACGAAGAAGTGGAGGTGGAGAAAGAGTTCAATGCGGAACTAACTCGGCTGATGGAGAAGTATTCCCCTCAAAATTCTAAAGATGCAGCAGAAGTGCAGGAGGGTATGGTGAAGTGA
- the LOC111794623 gene encoding protein SUPPRESSOR OF GENE SILENCING 3-like isoform X1 gives MSSTRGRGKSFNSGTNNEKTPKASNVSEISTTPLDHLSQGVADVSLDSGHADGDWEVYAKKSRNKAGTNATKQWGAQYFSPKLPEMAQTSGTHNGGGRGKVSSKNWQPQYPDTRKIGRGNAWSQSRASESNYVAPQSVIRPPLEHGWNWQSRAGSSQTKVSVDAQHKVDFISNSYPSDENEESDNAEDNDNDSDDLEDSDDDLLSDDFDSDASQKSYETRKKIRWFKKFFEILDSLTVDEINEPARQWHCPACQGGPGAIDWYRGLQPLMAHAKTKGSKRVKLHRELAELLDEELRRKGASIVPAGELFGKWKGLKDEEKDHEIVWPPMVIIMNTKLEQDVNEKWIGMGNPELLDYFSPYDPKKARHSYGPQGHRGMSALIFEPSARGYLNAERLHKHFIEQGTDRDAWDSRRRTLFYPGGKRQLYGFMAIKDDLDTFNQHMQGKSKMKFEMKSYQEMVVDQIKQMSEDNQQLTWLKYKVVKERSKSKAYEESLDKVCEKLRKTTEENRIVRQRTLMQHEEDKEEMQLQEQFFKEQMELLHKTREETEENFERMQQEEREKVKKQTNASQSTTDEYRSRAKEVAKFIKFQEKEMEDFVAEREELIKVHEEKMAAMKRRHWDEEVEVEKEFNAELTRLMEKYSPQNSKDAAEVQEGMVK, from the exons ATGAGTTCGACCAGAGGGCGTGGTAAGTCTTTTAATTCTGGCACCAACAATGAGAAGACACCTAAGGCGAGCAATGTATCTGAAATTTCTACAACACCCCTAGACCATTTGAGTCAGGGTGTAGCGGACGTTAGCCTGGATTCTGGACACGCAGATGGTGATTGGGAAGTTTATGCCAAAAAGTCAAGGAACAAAGCTGGGACCAATGCAACTAAACAATGGGGTGCCCAGTATTTTAGTCCTAAATTACCAGAGATGGCTCAAACGTCAGGCACACATAATGGTGGTGGACGAGGAAAGGTGTCTAGTAAGAATTGGCAACCTCAATACCCTGATACAAGGAAAATAGGACGGGGTAATGCTTGGTCACAATCCAGGGCTTCGGAGAGCAATTATGTAGCTCCACAATCTGTAATTCGCCCTCCCCTGGAGCATGGCTGGAATTGGCAATCTAGGGCTGGTTCCAGTCAAACTAAGGTCTCGGTAGACGCCCAACATAAAGTTGATTTTATCTCAAACTCATATCCAAGTGACGAGAACGAAGAATCTGACAATGCTGAGGATAATGACAATGATTCTGATGATCTGGAGGATAGTGACGATGATCTCTTAAGTGATGACTTTGATTCTGATGCAAGTCAAAAGAGCTATGAAACACGAAAGAAGATTAGATGGTTTAAGAAATTCTTTGAGATTTTGGATAGTTTGACTGTTGATGAGATTAATGAACCTGCAAGGCAGTGGCACTGTCCAGCATGCCAAGGAGGCCCTGGTGCCATTGACTGGTATCGTGGCCTGCAACCCTTGATGGCACATGCCAAAACGAAAGGATCTAAAAGGGTGAAGCTGCACAGAGAGCTAGCAGAACTGTTGGATGAGGAGTTGCGGCGTAAAGGAGCATCTATAGTTCCTGCAGGTGAGCTATTTGGTAAATGGAAAGGTCTGAAAGATGAGGAGAAAGATCACGAGATAGTGTGGCCTCCTATGGTTATTATTATGAACACAAAGCTTGAGCAGGATGTAAATGAGAAG TGGATTGGCATGGGAAACCCGGAACTTCTTGATTACTTCAGTCCATATGATCCTAAGAAGGCACGGCACTCATATGGTCCCCAGGGGCATCGTGGGATGAGTGCTCTGATATTTGAGCCCTCAGCAAGGGGTTATTTAAATGCTGAGCGCCTGCACAAGCATTTCATTGAGCAAGGAACCGATAGAGATGCTTGGGATTCTAGAAGGAGGACTTTGTTTTATCCAGGTGGGAAGCGCCAACTTTATGGTTTTATGGCTATAAAAGATGACCTCGACACTTTTAACCAGCACATGCAAG GAAAATCTAAGATGAAGTTTGAAATGAAATCGTACCAAGAGATGGTCGTAGATCAGATTAAGCAAATGAGCGAGGACAACCAGCAGCTTACCTGGTTGAAGTACAAGGTCgtaaaagaaagaagtaaGTCTAAGGCCTACGAAGAATCTTTGGATAAAGTATGTGAAAAGCTTCGGAAGACCACTGAAGAAAACAGAATTGTTAGACAGAGAACCCTAATGCAACACGAAGAGGATAAAGAAGAG ATGCAATTGCAAGAACAATTTTTCAAAGAACAAATGGAGCTATTGCATAAAACAAGGGAAGAAACAGAAgagaattttgaaagaatGCAGCAGGAGGAACGCGAGAAGGTGAAGAAACAAACGAATGCAAGCCAATCGACTACCGATGAATATAGAAGCAG GGCGAAGGAGGTTGCGAAGTTTATAAAGTTTCAAGAGAAGGAGATGGAAGATTTCGTAGCAGAAAGGGAGGAGCTGATCAAAGTTCATGAAGAAAAGATGGCAGCAATGAAACGGAGACATTGGGACGAAGAAGTGGAGGTGGAGAAAGAGTTCAATGCGGAACTAACTCGGCTGATGGAGAAGTATTCCCCTCAAAATTCTAAAGATGCAGCAGAAGTGCAGGAGGGTATGGTGAAGTGA